A single genomic interval of Manduca sexta isolate Smith_Timp_Sample1 unplaced genomic scaffold, JHU_Msex_v1.0 HiC_scaffold_3559, whole genome shotgun sequence harbors:
- the LOC119193047 gene encoding GATA type zinc finger protein asd-4-like, translating to MPMEVAAEFARPLSLDTDSSESGSTVRSKKLWRRKSQTRSSFSQLSLTSDTDEPAPKSQAIDGRMRGRPPSVGKYVGLKKAQLERDRLQREAARKDAEKELEDQLQFIKSPVPPRVSDTEEDRPILKEDLRKYTQVVRNVVRKSGNLKGTSQKALNWVTDKIVKYVEQPESAVIMRLEEEVKKWQEHSARLEANMKAMKEENATLKRRLEDLEASANKQSTEEMLAMVEARVQARLESALMGPAQRPTLAHERRTASGDTELPVTSGYVGGAPNTKPAKSKGKRKEKGTAQRAPAPAPLPAPVAGPSSAPPQPVAGPSTAPANTSASTEKKTQDRRREMPKQKPQKGKKKGPPPAQPAPEPRVLPPAPANVDTPWVEVARRKKKGKPATATTNSTQPPKPMRRKEPKLRPPRSAAVVISLTPAAVAKGLTYKSVLMDAQNKVDLTGLEIGRMRPKFAATGAP from the coding sequence atgcccatggaggtggcagcCGAATTCGCGCGGCCTTTGAGCCTGGACACGGACTCGAGCGAGAGTGGCTCTACCGTGAGGAGCAAAAAGCTCTGGAGAAGGAAGTCGCAAACAAGAAGCAGCTTTTCGCAGCTCAGTCTGACCAGCGACACCGATGAACCGGCGCCGAAGTCGCAGGCGATCGACGgcagaatgagaggacgcccgccctcagtggGCAAGTACGTCGGCCTCAAGAAAGCCCAGTTGGAGCGTGACAGGCTTCAACGGGAAGCCGCGCGGAAAGACGCAGagaaggagctggaggaccAGCTGCAATTTATCAAGTCGCCGGTCCCCCCCAGAGTATCAGACACCGAAGAGGACCGTCCAATACTCAAGGAAGACCTCCGTAAGTATACCCAGGTTGTTCGCAATGTCGTGAGGAAGTCAGGCAACCTAAAAGGCACTTCCCAGAAAGCGCTTAACTGGGTCACGGACAAGATCGTGAAGTACGTGGAACAGCCTGAGTCCGCTGTCATCATGCGCCTGGAGGAGGAAGTAAAGAAGTGGCAAGAACACAGTGCCCGTCTTGAAGCCAATATGAAGGCCATGAAGGAAGAGAATGCCACCCTAAAACGACGCCTTGAAGACCTGGAGGCGTCCGCAAACAAGCAGTCGACAgaggagatgctggcgatggtggaagcgagggtccaagccaGGCTCGAGTCGGCCCTGATGGGGCCAGCCCAAAGGCCCACCCTCGCCCACGAAAGAAGGACCGCCTCTGGGGACACAGAACTCCCCGTGACGAGCGGATACGTAGGAGGGGCGCCGAACACTAAACCGGCCAAGAGCAAGGGGAAAAGGAAAGAGAAGGGAACAGCTCAACGCGCTCCCGCTCCCGCCCCCCTCCCTGCCCCAGTCGCTGGGCCCTCCAGCGCGCCGCCACAGCCCGTCGCAGGACCCTCCACGGCTCCGGCGAATACGTCGGCATCGACGGAAAAGAAGACCCAGGACCGAAGGAGAGAGATGCCCAAGCAAAAGCCCCAAAAGGGCAAGAAGAAAGGACCGCCTCCAGCCCAACCAGCTCCAGAGCCCCGTGTGCTGCCGCCAGCCCCGGCTAACGTAGATACGCCGTGGGTCGAGGTGGCCAGGAGAAAGAAAAAGGGGAAACCGGCAACAGCGACAACAAACAGCACGCAGCCGCCGAAACCGATGCGCCGGAAGGAGCCGAAACTGCGGCCGCCTCGTTCTGCGGCAGTGGTAATCTCGCTGACGCCGGCAGCAGTTGCGAAGGGCTTGACCTATAAGAGCGTCCTAATGGACGCTCAAAATAAggtagacctcaccggcctGGAAATTGGAAGGATGAGGCcaaagtttgcggccacgggTGCCCCaat